One genomic window of Panicum hallii strain FIL2 chromosome 6, PHallii_v3.1, whole genome shotgun sequence includes the following:
- the LOC112898559 gene encoding uncharacterized protein LOC112898559, protein MSVTGSAVGRGAARPLMRLVTMSGAPILRQLHLEERLLRRTEDNWCVINDGTMPPTIVMGVSGRVSELVEIEPVLRDRVPVVRRFSGGGTVIVDQGTVFVTFICNRSAVEGLQPFPRDIMSWSGQLYGKVFDRFGEFHLRENDYAFNHRKFGGNAQSITKNRWIHHTSFLWDYDVKNMDYLKIPKRAPEYRLARNHTDFLCRMKEYLPSRSVFTDRVITALGEHFSVQPTDLETVLSTVEEFLPSTKLLSEQDLEEIVSSKESSLRVQKAEEA, encoded by the exons ATGTCCGTTACCGGGTCAGCCGTAGGGCGTGGCGCGGCTCGTCCGCTCATGCGGCTGGTCACCATGAGCGGCGCGCCGATCCTGCGGCAGCTGCACCTGGAGGAGCGGCTCCTGCGCCGCACGGAGGACAACTGGTGCGTCATCAACGACGGCACGATGCCTCCCACTATCGTCATGGGCGTTTCCGG GAGAGTCTCGGAGCTTGTCGAGATAGAACCCGTCCTCCGGGACAGGGTGCCGGTCGTCAGGAGGTTCAGTGGAGGTGGCACCGTCATTGTTGATCAGGGGACGGTGTTTGTGACATTCATATGCAATAGGAGTGCTGTCGAAGGGTTGCAGCCCTTCCCGAGGGACATCATGTCATGGAGTGGACAGTTATATGGCAAAGTGTTTGACAGATTTGGTGAATTTCATCTGCGTGAGAATG ACTATGCATTTAATCATCGCAAGTTTGGTGGAAATGCTCAGTCAATAACAAAAAATCGTTGGATTCATCACACATCATTCTTGTGGGACTATGATGTGAAAAATATGGATTATCTCAAAATCCCGAAGCGTGCACCTGAATATCGACTG GCAAGAAACCACACAGATTTCTTGTGCCGCATGAAGGAGTATTTGCCTTCGCGGTCAGTCTTCACTGATAGGGTCATCACGGCCCTGGGAGAACACTTCTCAGTCCAACCCACAGACTTGGAAACAGTGCTTTCTACCGTCGAAGAATTCTTGCCTTCAACAAAGCTGTTGTCTGAACAAGACCTAGAGGAAATTGTTTCCTCCAAAGAATCCTCCCTTAGAGTACAGAAAGCAGAAGAGGCATGA